One part of the Phragmites australis chromosome 3, lpPhrAust1.1, whole genome shotgun sequence genome encodes these proteins:
- the LOC133910797 gene encoding mavicyanin-like, with translation MASRATLLIAAAMAVVAVAALLPATASATSYMVGDDSGWDNGVDYNAWASGKKFKVGDTLEFLYSEGFHNVALVDAQSYAACAVPSNAPTLTSGDDRVALRQAGQWFFVCGVEGHCESGMKLAVSVH, from the exons ATGGCTTCTCGTGCGACACTGCtcatcgccgccgccatggccgtcGTCGCAGTGGCCGCTCTACTCCCGGCGACCGCGTCCGCGACGTCGTACATGGTCGGGGACGACTCCGGCTGGGACAATGGGGTCGACTACAACGCATGGGCCAGCGGCAAGAAGTTCAAAGTCGGCGACACGCTCG AGTTCCTGTACTCGGAGGGCTTCCACAACGTGGCGCTGGTGGACGCGCAGAGCTACGCGGCGTGTGCCGTGCCGAGCAACGCGCCGACGCTGACCTCCGGGGACGACAGGGTGGCGCTGCGGCAGGCCGGGCAGTGGTTCTTCGTCTGCGGCGTCGAGGGGCACTGCGAGTCCGGCATGAAGCTCGCCGTCAGCGTCCACTAG
- the LOC133911269 gene encoding probable glutamate carboxypeptidase VP8 yields the protein MIRRLLNDRLLLAERSFLQLEGLQGRGWFKHLLYSPPEDYQSKLSFFPGIADAISRSGNLSAKEQQVAMQHEVWKVSRAIQRAASVLRGEFSQQNEPSNFSFSVAP from the exons ATGATAAGGCGATTGTTGAACGACCGCCTCCTACTTGCTGAAAGAAGCTTCCTGCAATTGGAAGGACTTCAAGGAAGAGGATGGTTTAAGCATCTA TTGTACTCGCCTCCGGAGGACTACCAAAGCAAACTATCGTTCTTCCCTGGCATCGCCGACGCCATCTCACGGTCGGGCAATCTGAGTGCCAAAGAACAGCAGGTGGCAATGCAGCATGAAGTGTGGAAAGTCTCCCGGGCAATTCAAAGGGCCGCGAGTGTTCTTAGAGGTGAATTCAGTCAACAAAATGAACCATCGAACTTCAGTTTCTCAGTAGCTCCATGA